One genomic window of Leptospira paudalimensis includes the following:
- a CDS encoding phosphoadenylyl-sulfate reductase — translation MGNLEVLTESYANLSLAEGLKRLSSTFPGKVVFTTSFGLEDQAITHAILSEQIPIRIATLDTGRLFQETYDVWQKTNIRYGAKIETFYPNTKEIESFLNQNGPNAFYDSQELRKECCRIRKLVPLDSILNGMEIWVTGLRKDQSGFRTEMSLFESDPSRNLIKYQPLLHWSFEETWKYIREQNVPYNVLHDKGFPSIGCAPCTRAIEPGEDFRAGRWWWEQESKKECGLHWVDGKLTPKKG, via the coding sequence ATGGGAAATTTGGAAGTTTTGACAGAATCTTATGCCAACCTATCGCTCGCAGAGGGATTAAAACGACTTTCGTCTACATTCCCTGGCAAAGTGGTGTTCACCACGAGTTTTGGTCTGGAAGACCAAGCCATCACCCATGCCATCCTCTCAGAACAAATCCCTATTCGCATTGCCACTTTGGATACTGGTAGGTTATTCCAAGAAACCTATGATGTTTGGCAAAAAACAAACATTCGTTATGGGGCAAAAATCGAAACTTTTTATCCGAATACAAAAGAGATTGAATCCTTTTTGAACCAAAACGGACCCAATGCATTTTATGACTCTCAAGAATTACGAAAGGAATGTTGTCGGATCCGAAAACTCGTTCCCTTGGATTCGATTTTAAATGGAATGGAGATTTGGGTCACCGGTTTACGTAAAGACCAGTCTGGATTCCGGACGGAGATGTCTTTATTTGAATCCGATCCAAGTAGAAATTTAATCAAATACCAACCACTCCTCCATTGGAGTTTTGAAGAGACTTGGAAATACATTCGCGAACAGAATGTACCTTATAATGTGTTACATGACAAAGGTTTTCCAAGTATAGGTTGTGCCCCTTGTACACGTGCCATCGAACCAGGAGAAGACTTTCGAGCTGGACGTTGGTGGTGGGAACAAGAATCAAAAAAGGAATGTGGTTTGCATTGGGTAGATGGAAAACTCACACCAAAAAAAGGATAA
- the cysW gene encoding sulfate ABC transporter permease subunit CysW, with product MKSKLLPIFLVLLAYTLFGILLLLPIYTVFTEAFSEGWEKYYSSITSEYALFAIGLTVKVSIVSVILNTFFGVTAAFAITRFSFPGKNLLITIIDSPFAVSPVVSGLIFLLLFGRQGTFGEFLAEHQIKIVFNTPGLILATVFITFPFVARELIPLMQSQGREEEEAGMLLGASFSQLFLRIILPNIKWGLLYGIILCNARAMGEFGAVSVLSGHIRGKTTTLPLYIEMLYNEFDSVGAFACATLLVFLSLLTLIFKLILEKRTERS from the coding sequence ATGAAATCGAAACTTTTGCCCATTTTTCTTGTTTTACTCGCCTATACATTGTTTGGCATCCTATTGCTTTTACCTATTTATACAGTGTTTACAGAAGCATTTTCGGAAGGTTGGGAAAAATACTATTCATCAATCACAAGTGAATATGCTCTATTTGCAATTGGTCTAACTGTTAAAGTATCCATTGTATCTGTAATTTTAAATACATTCTTTGGAGTTACGGCTGCTTTTGCGATCACTAGGTTTTCCTTTCCTGGGAAAAATCTTCTCATCACGATCATTGACTCACCTTTTGCAGTTTCACCAGTTGTATCTGGTCTCATCTTTCTTTTGTTATTCGGAAGGCAAGGAACCTTTGGTGAATTCTTAGCAGAACATCAAATTAAAATTGTTTTTAATACTCCTGGACTCATCCTCGCAACAGTCTTTATTACATTTCCTTTTGTTGCAAGGGAACTCATTCCCCTTATGCAAAGCCAAGGCCGTGAAGAGGAAGAAGCAGGGATGTTACTTGGTGCCAGTTTTAGTCAGTTGTTTCTCAGAATCATCCTTCCCAACATCAAATGGGGTTTGTTATACGGGATCATTCTATGTAATGCAAGGGCTATGGGAGAATTTGGAGCGGTTTCCGTTCTCAGTGGACACATCCGAGGTAAAACCACAACTCTGCCATTATACATTGAAATGTTATACAATGAATTTGATTCCGTAGGTGCCTTTGCTTGCGCCACCTTACTTGTGTTTTTATCACTCCTCACACTCATCTTCAAATTGATATTGGAAAAACGTACCGAGAGATCTTAA
- the cysT gene encoding sulfate ABC transporter permease subunit CysT — MQIETRPYKKIHFGISLGFTVFYSSAVVIIPLFGLFYHSLGIGFTGILEVFTEERIRSALFLSFSVGLISAVLNLFIGFLFAWVLVRYQFPFKKFFDTLIDLPFTLPTAVAGIALTTIYSQTGIIGSFFDKWGIKIAYTPIGIVIALVFIGFPFVVRTVQPVIEELPKELEESARCLGATPFQTFRKVLLPELWPSLLAGTGMAFARSIGEYGSVVFISGNLPGKTEILPLLIVTKLEQYEYEKATSIALVMLLTSFLFMFLINFFQERASKKLT; from the coding sequence ATGCAAATTGAAACACGGCCGTACAAAAAAATCCACTTTGGGATCAGTTTAGGATTCACAGTCTTTTATTCGTCCGCCGTTGTGATCATTCCATTATTTGGACTTTTTTATCATTCCCTGGGGATTGGATTCACAGGGATTTTAGAAGTGTTTACAGAAGAGCGCATTCGATCTGCGCTCTTTTTAAGTTTTAGTGTAGGTCTCATATCCGCAGTTCTCAATCTTTTCATTGGATTTTTATTCGCTTGGGTACTCGTTCGATACCAATTTCCATTCAAAAAGTTTTTTGATACGTTAATTGATTTACCGTTCACTTTGCCCACCGCTGTGGCAGGGATTGCCCTGACTACGATTTACTCTCAAACTGGAATTATTGGTTCTTTTTTTGACAAATGGGGAATCAAAATTGCTTATACACCCATTGGTATTGTCATTGCACTTGTATTCATTGGATTTCCTTTTGTCGTACGAACAGTACAACCTGTCATTGAAGAACTTCCTAAAGAACTAGAAGAAAGTGCAAGGTGCCTTGGAGCGACTCCGTTCCAAACATTTAGAAAAGTTTTATTACCCGAACTTTGGCCTTCCCTACTTGCTGGAACCGGGATGGCATTTGCAAGGAGTATCGGAGAGTATGGGTCGGTAGTATTCATTTCTGGAAACTTACCTGGAAAAACAGAAATCCTTCCCCTACTCATCGTCACCAAATTGGAACAATACGAATACGAAAAAGCAACATCGATCGCACTTGTGATGTTACTCACTTCATTTTTATTTATGTTTCTCATTAATTTTTTCCAAGAGCGGGCGTCAAAAAAACTCACATGA
- the cysD gene encoding sulfate adenylyltransferase subunit CysD: MTSTHRLSHLDQLESEAIYILREVAAQFERPALLFSGGKDSICLVHLALKAFRPGKFPFPLVHIDTGHNFDEALQFRDALTERIGEKLIVRYVQDSIDQGKAVEEKGKFPSRNAIQAVTLLDTIAEFKFDACIGGARRDEEKARAKERIFSVRDEFGSWDPKLQRPELWNIYNGKIHVGENVRVFPISNWTELDVWEYIRKEKIELPSLYFSHQREIVWREELVFPVSKFISLDGTDKVETRTVRFRTVGDMTCTAAVESEANSVDDIIREIQISRTTERGSRLDDKRSEAAMEERKKGGYF, encoded by the coding sequence ATGACAAGTACCCATCGACTATCACACCTAGACCAGTTAGAGTCAGAAGCCATTTATATCTTACGGGAAGTGGCAGCACAATTTGAAAGACCTGCTTTATTATTTTCGGGAGGAAAAGATTCCATTTGTTTGGTTCACCTTGCACTCAAAGCATTTCGTCCAGGTAAGTTTCCTTTTCCACTCGTTCACATCGATACGGGGCATAACTTTGATGAGGCGTTACAATTCCGTGATGCACTCACAGAACGAATTGGAGAAAAATTAATTGTTCGTTATGTGCAAGATTCCATCGACCAAGGAAAAGCTGTCGAAGAAAAAGGAAAATTCCCAAGTCGTAATGCAATCCAAGCCGTGACACTACTCGATACCATTGCTGAATTTAAATTTGATGCTTGTATTGGTGGCGCCCGTCGTGATGAAGAAAAAGCAAGAGCGAAGGAACGAATTTTTTCTGTTCGAGATGAATTTGGATCTTGGGACCCAAAACTCCAACGACCAGAACTTTGGAATATCTATAATGGAAAAATCCATGTGGGAGAAAACGTACGTGTTTTTCCCATCAGTAACTGGACAGAACTTGATGTTTGGGAATACATCCGAAAAGAAAAGATAGAACTTCCTTCTTTGTATTTTTCTCACCAAAGGGAAATTGTATGGAGAGAGGAACTGGTATTCCCTGTTTCCAAATTTATCAGTTTAGATGGAACCGATAAAGTAGAAACAAGAACAGTTCGATTTCGGACTGTCGGCGATATGACTTGTACAGCAGCTGTGGAATCAGAAGCTAATTCAGTGGATGATATCATCCGTGAAATTCAAATTTCACGCACCACAGAAAGAGGCTCCCGTTTGGATGACAAACGTTCGGAAGCCGCTATGGAAGAAAGAAAAAAAGGTGGGTATTTTTAA
- a CDS encoding tetratricopeptide repeat protein, giving the protein MSRFQKNTLLIFTLLASIAYAPLYYSIKNVIKKESIPITLETPETVVFFSLGEFDSKGEFKDPKTIQLLLETTHFQFQNTTDAVYLGKHSELSSSKQSRSEIILNGTFLWEEKGIKFTPKLRYVESKSTTTGNPIFVKYEERGNLIFEVQTSLTHLVDETIRLNRLIKRNPQWVFISEEEILSESEFVKLTEYDFDANSESRKNVLVSLNFKTNFTEWLKVNDRLEKQTEDNLKEIWKEVGSNPKLSKFVRFQIAKNISHFYFEKAEYSKSIEFANFAKREKESSKQVFHSDYSDILSLIGKCLVLDGKKEDSIFYLTSAKKIYETLGLLNDPEGIQNSYFYGLVLFDVSQLELSAYELSLIQGKLSDVYQTIYLDYNLAQTLYRLGRYDATITLLKEQRTKIFEVSIPNFDIALQSLLLYGAAQYNVGNWSIAKSVWESILHAKSTYAIEEKPYYRFALFNLSILSRERNHIEESEEYYKQYVKLSPYGQIEPLPTTVNFEIGKPIYPYTWNLTNNVLFSELEEKTIRSYTGRYLFQSQDEEIRARTYENRLEDTNLILDDLLNPNAYLTKSMLVLRKSLFGDLKLHERGNQVVFLDIGPALNHPEYPGVTSQAVAKHFPKMEVVLWELPGEVELFLKKVKPELKEKLYSFSNIRILSADGVGEFQTEYNDPKHWILRNRSIPNLKQKTVVIRAANSIDIYEPYTKILPHFQNLGKELKENPVLYFFNRSILLKPKGKEKFILIGNQSIRGFHHNFQSLDRNGEPPYSILPFSISDEVIP; this is encoded by the coding sequence TTGTCACGTTTTCAAAAAAATACACTCCTCATTTTCACACTTCTGGCGTCAATCGCCTATGCTCCGTTATACTATTCTATTAAGAATGTAATCAAAAAAGAATCAATACCAATCACGTTAGAAACACCGGAGACGGTTGTTTTTTTTAGTTTAGGAGAGTTTGATTCTAAAGGGGAGTTTAAAGACCCAAAGACGATACAACTACTTTTAGAAACTACCCATTTCCAATTCCAAAATACAACGGATGCAGTGTATCTGGGAAAACACTCTGAACTTTCATCTTCCAAACAAAGTCGTTCTGAAATCATACTCAATGGAACCTTCCTATGGGAAGAAAAAGGAATTAAATTTACACCTAAACTTCGTTATGTGGAATCTAAATCTACAACAACGGGAAATCCAATCTTTGTGAAATACGAAGAAAGAGGAAATTTGATATTTGAAGTCCAAACTTCTCTCACTCATTTGGTAGATGAAACGATAAGACTCAATCGCCTCATCAAACGGAATCCACAATGGGTATTTATATCAGAGGAGGAAATTCTATCTGAATCAGAATTTGTAAAACTGACAGAATATGATTTTGATGCTAATTCCGAGAGTCGAAAAAATGTTTTAGTTTCTCTTAATTTTAAAACCAATTTTACAGAGTGGCTTAAGGTTAATGATCGATTGGAGAAACAAACAGAAGATAATTTAAAAGAGATATGGAAAGAAGTTGGTTCCAATCCGAAATTATCTAAGTTCGTACGTTTCCAAATCGCAAAAAATATCTCTCATTTTTATTTCGAAAAAGCAGAATATTCAAAATCCATCGAATTTGCAAATTTCGCCAAACGAGAAAAAGAATCTTCTAAACAAGTATTTCATAGTGATTATTCAGACATTCTTTCCTTAATTGGAAAATGTTTGGTGTTAGATGGAAAAAAAGAAGACTCAATTTTTTATCTGACATCAGCTAAAAAAATCTATGAAACCTTGGGACTTTTAAATGATCCAGAAGGAATACAAAACTCTTATTTTTATGGATTGGTGTTATTTGATGTTTCGCAGTTAGAACTTTCTGCCTATGAACTTTCTCTCATCCAAGGGAAACTCAGTGATGTATACCAAACCATTTATTTGGATTATAATTTAGCACAAACTCTCTATCGATTGGGTCGATATGATGCTACGATCACTTTGTTAAAAGAACAACGCACTAAAATCTTTGAGGTTTCCATTCCGAATTTTGATATTGCTCTACAATCTCTACTGTTGTATGGAGCAGCCCAATACAATGTTGGAAATTGGAGTATTGCAAAATCAGTTTGGGAATCGATACTCCATGCAAAATCAACATATGCTATAGAAGAAAAACCTTATTATCGATTTGCACTTTTTAATTTGAGTATTTTGTCTAGGGAAAGAAATCATATCGAAGAATCGGAAGAGTATTACAAACAATATGTAAAACTTTCTCCATATGGCCAAATCGAACCATTGCCAACAACTGTGAATTTTGAAATTGGAAAACCAATTTACCCTTACACTTGGAATCTGACAAATAATGTACTTTTTTCTGAATTAGAAGAGAAAACAATCCGTTCGTATACTGGTAGGTATTTATTCCAGTCCCAAGATGAAGAAATCAGAGCGAGAACATATGAAAATCGATTAGAAGATACCAATCTAATTTTAGATGATTTATTGAATCCAAATGCCTATCTCACAAAATCAATGTTAGTTCTCAGGAAATCATTGTTTGGTGACCTGAAATTACATGAGAGAGGAAACCAAGTTGTATTTTTAGACATTGGCCCTGCATTAAACCATCCTGAGTATCCGGGTGTGACTTCCCAAGCGGTAGCAAAACATTTTCCCAAAATGGAAGTTGTCTTATGGGAACTTCCTGGAGAAGTGGAACTTTTTTTGAAAAAAGTAAAACCTGAATTGAAAGAAAAGTTATATTCTTTTTCAAATATTCGAATTCTATCAGCAGATGGAGTTGGTGAATTTCAAACTGAATACAATGATCCCAAACATTGGATTTTAAGGAATCGATCCATTCCCAATTTGAAACAGAAAACGGTTGTTATACGAGCTGCCAATTCCATTGATATTTACGAACCTTACACAAAGATTTTACCTCACTTCCAAAACCTTGGTAAGGAACTGAAGGAGAATCCTGTATTGTATTTTTTCAATCGCAGTATTCTACTGAAACCAAAGGGAAAAGAAAAGTTTATACTCATTGGAAACCAATCCATAAGAGGGTTTCATCATAATTTCCAAAGTTTAGATCGTAATGGAGAACCTCCATATTCGATCCTTCCATTTAGTATCAGCGATGAGGTGATACCATGA
- a CDS encoding sulfate ABC transporter substrate-binding protein, translating into MKKILQFLQFKPSFSAILTVVMGIGLATSLFAESTFLHVSFDPTRELYEDINKSFLKSWKEKKGEEFSIQQSHGGSGKQARAVIDGLEADVVSLALSYDIDSIASKSKLIDANWQSKLPNKSTPYYSTIIFLVRKSNPKKIKDWDDIVKPGISVITPNPKTSGGARWNYLAAYGYAKRKYKSDEKATDFVKALFQNTSVLDTGARGSTTTFVNRGIGDVLITWENEAKLALDEEKRSGKNSLEVIYPSESIRAETPVAVVTKTATEKGNLEKATAYLEFLFTKEGQTIIAKHFFRPIDPKVSKSSAKEFPNLKLFSLSDLGETWDTAQKKHFADGGVFDAIYKNK; encoded by the coding sequence ATGAAAAAAATACTCCAATTCCTCCAATTTAAACCAAGTTTTTCTGCCATATTGACTGTTGTAATGGGAATTGGGCTCGCCACTTCCCTATTCGCAGAATCAACGTTTCTACACGTATCCTTCGATCCAACAAGGGAACTCTATGAAGATATCAACAAATCCTTCTTAAAATCCTGGAAGGAAAAAAAAGGTGAAGAGTTCTCAATCCAACAATCCCACGGTGGATCGGGAAAACAAGCACGAGCAGTGATTGACGGACTCGAAGCAGACGTAGTCAGTTTAGCACTTTCTTATGATATTGATAGCATTGCCAGCAAATCAAAGTTAATTGATGCAAATTGGCAATCCAAACTACCCAACAAAAGTACACCATATTACTCAACCATCATCTTCCTCGTACGGAAATCAAATCCCAAAAAAATCAAAGATTGGGATGATATTGTAAAACCAGGAATCTCTGTCATCACCCCGAACCCAAAAACGAGTGGAGGTGCTAGATGGAATTACCTTGCCGCTTATGGTTATGCAAAACGAAAGTATAAGTCTGATGAAAAAGCAACTGACTTTGTGAAAGCATTATTCCAAAATACATCTGTACTAGATACAGGTGCTCGCGGATCCACCACTACCTTTGTGAATCGTGGGATCGGTGATGTTCTCATTACGTGGGAAAATGAAGCAAAACTAGCGTTAGATGAAGAAAAACGTTCTGGTAAAAATAGTTTAGAAGTGATCTATCCATCTGAATCAATTCGAGCAGAAACCCCTGTTGCCGTTGTAACCAAAACTGCGACAGAAAAAGGAAATTTAGAAAAGGCAACGGCCTATTTGGAATTTCTTTTTACCAAAGAAGGCCAAACCATCATTGCAAAACACTTTTTTAGACCCATTGACCCGAAAGTAAGCAAATCCTCTGCGAAAGAATTTCCAAATCTCAAATTATTTTCTCTATCCGATTTAGGGGAAACTTGGGACACTGCACAGAAAAAACATTTTGCAGATGGAGGTGTCTTTGATGCCATCTACAAAAACAAATAA
- a CDS encoding flagellar hook-length control protein FliK, whose product MNVNVDKQNLIPFPQVELRPGKRDGADNNYFAVKESFGEILEREFQIHSEKPNSPSEWKPLQADKNQSDAASDVVSKMESNQQSNSNVIPSNSVNENNTSQKTNEDSKEEISEEEDLDRDALEYSIGILSNQHLFDQKFLPANEGNESLQKEKAVALSMQKSAEKNASYATKEAKTFLDETKKLAESLLQKDFVSSKQIFSHHKQDQLDSIPTNLVMFPGSQKKIQTDKVVNEPKHNPNVISQKKESEQVGLNLVTSFLPREKGSRGLENESPSETSLRKLDPKGKSPKQNKSETVLSESNIEKENSNLSITSDKMVRSLGFKEKEFQKLNENKNQVQNEKIKTDSSFVNQVQTIFSSKMGEENGKSSEDKSNKQGFNLHSVENKLHSKTEDVKNLERNQKPKETNLKQNLDELIKQAKFDIVQNGKSSAEIIMNPKEYGRLTLKVTVDGEKVEGRILVESEELQKSLQNEIQSIKENLKESGLDLQALIIDLWDDGNQFAERQNQNELYQTLMETAKNRGNIEKLEKENGVGLDDISLPPDSKVLEFFA is encoded by the coding sequence ATGAATGTAAATGTTGATAAACAAAACCTAATTCCCTTCCCTCAAGTTGAATTGAGACCAGGCAAAAGGGACGGTGCCGATAACAACTATTTTGCGGTAAAAGAAAGTTTTGGTGAAATTTTAGAAAGGGAATTCCAAATCCATTCTGAAAAACCAAACTCTCCATCCGAATGGAAACCACTCCAAGCAGATAAAAATCAATCTGATGCCGCATCAGATGTTGTTTCAAAAATGGAATCAAACCAACAATCCAATTCAAATGTGATTCCATCAAATTCTGTGAATGAAAATAATACGTCGCAGAAAACAAACGAAGATTCGAAAGAAGAAATTTCGGAAGAAGAGGATCTCGACCGAGATGCACTCGAATACAGCATTGGAATTTTATCCAACCAACATCTATTCGATCAAAAATTTCTCCCTGCCAATGAAGGGAATGAATCATTACAAAAAGAAAAAGCAGTAGCCCTCTCTATGCAAAAGTCTGCAGAAAAAAATGCATCCTATGCAACAAAGGAAGCAAAAACATTTTTAGATGAAACTAAAAAACTAGCAGAAAGTCTTTTGCAAAAAGACTTCGTCAGTTCAAAACAAATTTTTTCCCATCATAAACAAGATCAGTTAGATTCGATTCCTACCAATTTAGTGATGTTTCCTGGTTCTCAGAAAAAAATACAAACGGATAAAGTTGTAAACGAACCAAAACACAACCCAAACGTAATTTCTCAAAAAAAAGAATCTGAGCAGGTTGGGTTAAATCTTGTTACCTCTTTTCTCCCAAGAGAAAAAGGAAGCCGTGGACTTGAGAATGAAAGTCCCTCCGAAACTTCCCTTCGCAAACTAGATCCAAAAGGCAAAAGTCCGAAACAGAATAAATCAGAAACTGTTTTGTCTGAATCAAACATAGAGAAAGAAAATTCCAATCTTTCCATTACATCTGATAAAATGGTACGAAGTTTAGGATTTAAAGAAAAAGAATTCCAAAAACTAAATGAAAACAAAAACCAAGTTCAAAATGAAAAAATAAAAACAGATTCATCTTTTGTAAACCAAGTCCAAACGATTTTTTCTTCCAAAATGGGAGAGGAAAATGGAAAATCTTCAGAAGATAAAAGTAACAAACAAGGATTTAACCTTCATTCGGTGGAAAATAAACTTCACTCCAAAACAGAAGATGTTAAAAATTTAGAACGAAATCAAAAACCGAAAGAAACCAACTTAAAACAAAATTTGGATGAGCTCATCAAACAAGCGAAGTTTGACATCGTTCAAAATGGAAAGTCCAGTGCTGAAATCATTATGAATCCAAAAGAGTATGGTCGTTTGACTCTGAAGGTGACTGTGGATGGAGAAAAAGTAGAGGGTCGAATTTTAGTCGAATCAGAAGAGTTACAAAAATCCCTACAAAACGAAATCCAATCAATTAAAGAAAATTTAAAAGAGTCTGGTCTCGACTTACAAGCGCTCATCATTGATTTATGGGATGATGGAAACCAATTTGCAGAGAGACAAAACCAAAACGAACTCTACCAAACACTCATGGAAACTGCAAAAAACCGCGGGAATATTGAGAAATTGGAAAAAGAAAATGGAGTTGGTTTAGATGATATCTCTTTACCACCAGATTCCAAAGTATTAGAATTTTTTGCTTAA
- a CDS encoding sulfate/molybdate ABC transporter ATP-binding protein — protein MPIEIQNVQKTFGSFTALKDVNLTIPDGELVALLGPSGSGKTTLLRIIAGLEEASSGSVRFVGEGQSSSKIQNGEVGFVFQHYALFRHMTIAENIAFGLEVRPKSTRPTKPEIQEKVSNLLTLIQLEKFHNRYPHELSGGQRQRVALARALAIEPKFLLLDEPFGALDAKVRKELRNWLRRLHDEIHITSVFVTHDQEEALEVSDRIVILNQGQLEQVGSPDEVYNKPKSPFVFHFLGDVNLFHGRIEEGKTKIGNIALDSSEHENIKESDAVAYVRPYDVEIVREKEQGIAAEIQYIHSTGRNVRVELKRVDTGTLIESVLEQETYKYLNLLPGETVYLRIKKAKVYVEDFSI, from the coding sequence ATGCCAATCGAAATACAAAATGTACAAAAAACCTTTGGTTCGTTTACTGCTTTAAAAGATGTAAACCTAACCATTCCCGATGGTGAACTTGTGGCTCTACTCGGTCCTTCGGGTTCAGGAAAAACTACCTTACTCCGTATCATTGCAGGGCTTGAAGAAGCAAGTTCTGGTTCTGTGCGTTTTGTAGGCGAAGGACAGTCTTCTTCCAAAATCCAAAATGGTGAAGTCGGATTTGTGTTCCAACACTATGCACTGTTTCGCCATATGACCATTGCAGAAAACATTGCGTTTGGTTTGGAAGTAAGACCAAAATCCACAAGGCCTACCAAACCAGAAATCCAAGAGAAAGTTTCAAACCTCCTGACTCTCATCCAACTTGAAAAATTTCACAATCGGTATCCACATGAACTATCTGGTGGGCAAAGGCAACGTGTGGCTCTTGCTCGTGCGCTTGCAATCGAACCTAAATTTTTATTACTTGATGAACCGTTTGGAGCACTGGATGCAAAGGTAAGAAAGGAACTTCGCAATTGGTTGCGTAGGCTCCACGATGAAATCCATATCACAAGTGTGTTTGTCACCCATGACCAAGAAGAAGCACTCGAGGTGAGTGATCGGATTGTGATTTTAAACCAAGGGCAACTCGAACAGGTGGGAAGTCCAGACGAAGTTTATAACAAACCAAAATCACCTTTTGTTTTCCACTTCTTAGGAGATGTGAATCTTTTCCATGGTCGAATCGAAGAAGGAAAAACGAAAATTGGAAACATCGCACTTGATTCTTCTGAACATGAAAATATCAAAGAATCGGATGCGGTTGCTTATGTACGCCCTTATGACGTGGAAATCGTTAGGGAAAAAGAACAAGGGATCGCAGCTGAAATCCAATACATCCATTCTACGGGTCGAAATGTCCGAGTGGAATTAAAACGGGTGGATACAGGCACTCTCATCGAATCAGTCCTCGAACAAGAAACCTATAAATACCTCAATTTACTACCGGGAGAGACTGTTTACCTGCGCATCAAAAAGGCAAAAGTCTATGTAGAGGACTTCTCTATCTAA
- the flgE gene encoding flagellar hook protein FlgE, with translation MMRSLYSGVSGLKNHQVRMDVIGNNISNVNTHGFKTERVTFQDMISQELQGASEPNERIGGTNPKQVGLGSLIAAIDKIMTQGALQTTGKNTDLAVSGEGFFIVKDGDKQFYTRAGAFNVDKNGFYVNPANGLKVQGWNSRLDETGNKYINSAGSLEDIVIPLYSKEPARATRNVDFQSNLNASVAAVPADATEEDIQRYINDPDPRQRRGHVTSINVYDELGNTRQMGVEFYKMRDNVWKMRFKLEDASQVSVDVNGTGGENTSVSGNTELEVSFTPDGKIISVSDGVDSQTTGKLQADISFRIPGNPTAQKFSLNLGEAGLVGGITQFSSDFTTKAVKQDGYPMGYMESFSIDNTGTVTGVFSNGVRQPLARVALANFTNPAGLNKEGDTMYSFSLNSGEANIGEAGSQGRGKINAGLLEMSNVDLSDQFTDMIVTQRGFQANSRTIVTSDQMIQEVLGLKR, from the coding sequence ATGATGAGATCACTTTATTCCGGTGTTTCCGGATTGAAAAACCACCAAGTTAGAATGGATGTTATTGGTAACAACATCTCTAACGTTAACACACATGGATTTAAAACAGAACGAGTAACGTTCCAAGATATGATCTCACAAGAATTGCAAGGTGCATCTGAACCAAACGAAAGGATTGGGGGAACAAACCCAAAACAAGTTGGTCTTGGATCTCTTATCGCAGCGATTGATAAAATCATGACACAAGGTGCTTTACAAACAACAGGTAAAAACACTGACCTTGCTGTTTCCGGTGAAGGTTTTTTTATTGTGAAAGACGGAGACAAACAGTTTTATACTCGTGCTGGTGCTTTTAACGTAGATAAAAATGGTTTTTATGTAAACCCAGCGAACGGACTCAAAGTACAAGGTTGGAATTCAAGACTTGATGAAACTGGAAATAAATACATCAACTCTGCTGGGTCACTAGAAGATATCGTAATTCCTCTTTATTCCAAAGAACCTGCTCGAGCAACTAGAAATGTCGACTTTCAATCTAACCTCAATGCAAGTGTAGCTGCTGTTCCTGCAGATGCAACAGAAGAAGACATCCAACGTTATATCAATGACCCAGATCCTCGCCAAAGACGTGGCCATGTAACTTCCATTAACGTGTATGATGAATTAGGAAACACTCGACAAATGGGTGTGGAATTTTACAAAATGCGCGACAATGTTTGGAAGATGCGTTTTAAACTAGAAGATGCAAGCCAAGTGTCGGTGGATGTAAATGGAACAGGTGGTGAAAACACAAGTGTATCTGGAAATACTGAACTCGAAGTTTCCTTCACACCAGATGGAAAGATCATCAGTGTATCTGATGGGGTGGATTCACAAACCACTGGCAAACTCCAAGCAGATATTTCCTTCCGCATTCCAGGAAATCCGACGGCACAAAAATTCAGTTTGAACCTTGGGGAAGCAGGCCTTGTAGGTGGAATCACACAATTTTCATCTGACTTCACAACAAAAGCAGTGAAACAAGATGGTTACCCAATGGGTTATATGGAATCTTTTTCCATTGATAATACAGGAACTGTTACGGGAGTTTTCTCAAACGGAGTTCGCCAACCTCTTGCACGAGTTGCTCTTGCCAATTTTACAAACCCAGCAGGTCTCAATAAAGAAGGGGACACGATGTACAGTTTCTCTCTTAACTCCGGAGAAGCAAACATTGGGGAAGCTGGAAGCCAAGGACGTGGAAAAATCAATGCTGGCTTACTTGAGATGTCAAACGTTGACCTTTCTGACCAATTCACAGATATGATTGTGACTCAAAGGGGTTTCCAAGCAAACTCTAGAACCATTGTGACATCCGACCAAATGATCCAAGAAGTTCTGGGTCTCAAACGATAG